One part of the Halopenitus persicus genome encodes these proteins:
- a CDS encoding YgaP family membrane protein, producing the protein MNRNVGEIDRAVRLGAGAVAGIVSAAILADRIIAPDVLALVAGIAAVVLLATGYLSTCGLYAALGIDTR; encoded by the coding sequence ATGAACCGGAACGTCGGCGAGATCGATCGGGCGGTTCGGCTCGGCGCCGGTGCGGTGGCCGGGATCGTCTCCGCGGCCATCCTTGCGGACCGCATCATCGCGCCGGACGTGCTGGCGCTCGTAGCGGGAATCGCGGCGGTCGTCCTGCTCGCGACCGGCTACCTGAGTACGTGTGGGCTCTACGCGGCGTTGGGTATCGACACGCGTTGA